Below is a genomic region from Catenuloplanes atrovinosus.
CGGCCCGGTGACCAGCACGGCGAGCACGGTCACCCCGGCCGTGACCGCGCCCATGCCGAGCAGCCCGGCGCCGCGGCACGGCCCGAACGTGCGGGTGGCCGCGTGTATCTGCAGCGCCCGGCGGATCAGCGCGGTCGCCGCCTGCACGGTGACCAGCACGATCGCCCCGCCGGCCGCGACGTGCGCGGGCAGCCCGGTGAGGCCGGGCGCGCCGAGCAGACCGGCGAGGCCGGCGGCGAGCAGCAGCGCGCCGGCCGCGGGCAGAACAATGGACGTGGACACCGGGGTGATCCTGTCGCCGAGGGAACGCGAAAGGGTGGATCCGCCGCGCCACGGCACGGCCGCACCTATCCATCAGCAACGATTGTTGCCTCGGTGAGTTACGGCACAGTAGCCGGGCCGGTCCTCAACCTACCGGGTAAGCGCGGGCCGGTGTGCGTCACCCGCCCGCGACGGACGGAATGATCTGAATTTCGGCGCCGTCCGGCACCGGCGTATCGAGCCCCTTCACCCGCCGGCACTCCTCACCGTCGACGTAGAGATTGACGTACCGCCGAAGCTCGCCCCGCTCGTCGCGCAGCCGCTTGGACAGCCGCGGCCACCGCTCGGCGACCTCGGTGAGCACGTCGCGGACGGTGCCGGGCGCGGACACCTCCAGCCGCGACGCGTCGGCCGCCTCGGGACGGAGCACGCCGGGCAGCAGGATCACCGCCCCCATCAGATCACCGCCGCCCGCACACAGAGCACGGTCGGCAGGTGGGCCGCGACCCGCGACCACGAGTCGCCCTCGTCCAGGCTGGCGAACACCTCGCCGGACTTGGCGCCGAAGTAGACCCCGGCCGGGTCGCCCTGGTCCACGCACATGGCGTCGCGCAGCACGGACGGGTAGAACGGCTCGGTCGGCAGCCCCTCGGACAGCGGCTCCCACGACGCGCCCGCGTCCGTGGAGCGGAACACGCGGCACCGGTGATCGGCCGGGTAGCGGTCCATGTCCGCGATCATCGGGAAGTTGTAGATCGTGCCCGGCCTGGACGGGTGCGCCACCATCGGGAAGCCGAAGTCGCCCGGCAGCGGATCGGCGATGGACACCCAGGTCGCCGCGCCGTCGTCGGACCGGTAGACGCCGTGGTGGACCTGCGCGTAGAACCGGTCCGGGTCCACGTTGTCCCGCGCCACCTTGTGGACACACTGCCCGTACTCCGGGAACGGGTCCGGCACGTGCACGGCCTTGATGCCGGCGTTGGACGGCGCCCAGGTGTCGCCGCCGTCCGCCGTGCGGTAGACGCCGCCGGTGGACATCGCCACCACCATGCGCCCGTCGTCGCGCGGGTCGGGCAG
It encodes:
- a CDS encoding ubiquitin-like small modifier protein 1, producing the protein MGAVILLPGVLRPEAADASRLEVSAPGTVRDVLTEVAERWPRLSKRLRDERGELRRYVNLYVDGEECRRVKGLDTPVPDGAEIQIIPSVAGG
- a CDS encoding WD40/YVTN/BNR-like repeat-containing protein, which produces MTRLLAIGTEKGLFLATHDGGGWDVSPPHFTVKSVYAVAIDTRGGAPRVLVGASSAHWGPSVAISSDLGKTWEEPDDPAITFPEDTGAALERVWQLTPGPAGRPEVVYAGTEPSALFRSEDGGRSFSLVRGLWDHPHRPTWEPGGGGQAIHTILPDPRDDGRMVVAMSTGGVYRTADGGDTWAPSNAGIKAVHVPDPFPEYGQCVHKVARDNVDPDRFYAQVHHGVYRSDDGAATWVSIADPLPGDFGFPMVAHPSRPGTIYNFPMIADMDRYPADHRCRVFRSTDAGASWEPLSEGLPTEPFYPSVLRDAMCVDQGDPAGVYFGAKSGEVFASLDEGDSWSRVAAHLPTVLCVRAAVI